Proteins found in one Verrucomicrobiales bacterium genomic segment:
- a CDS encoding MarR family transcriptional regulator gives MGTRWGINRTVAQIHALLFISPRPLHAEEITQVLQVARSNVSTSLKELQGWGIVKRVHVLGDSRDHFESMKDVWEMFRVVLDERKRREIDPTLAILRQCVEEARNDKETDQYTEAKLGELAEFFETTGAWYSHIRQWPTRALTKFMKLGDKASKLLGLGA, from the coding sequence ATGGGGACCCGGTGGGGGATCAATCGGACGGTTGCGCAGATTCATGCCCTTCTCTTCATTTCCCCGCGGCCGCTTCACGCGGAGGAAATCACCCAAGTGCTGCAGGTGGCCCGGTCGAATGTCAGCACCAGCCTCAAGGAGCTCCAGGGCTGGGGCATTGTAAAACGAGTTCATGTGCTCGGCGATTCTCGCGACCATTTTGAGAGCATGAAGGATGTTTGGGAGATGTTTCGCGTGGTCCTGGATGAACGCAAGCGGCGCGAAATCGACCCGACGTTAGCCATACTCCGGCAATGCGTCGAAGAAGCCCGGAACGATAAGGAAACGGATCAATACACCGAGGCCAAGCTCGGGGAACTGGCGGAGTTCTTTGAAACGACCGGAGCCTGGTACTCTCACATCCGGCAATGGCCCACGCGTGCACTCACCAAATTTATGAAACTCGGGGACAAGGCGAGCAAACTGCTGGGACTCGGGGCCTGA